The proteins below are encoded in one region of Phalacrocorax aristotelis chromosome 13, bGulAri2.1, whole genome shotgun sequence:
- the BLCAP gene encoding apoptosis inducing factor BLCAP yields MYCLQWLLPVLLIPKPLNPALWFSHSMFMGFYLLSFLLERKPCTICALVFLAALFLICYSCWGNCFLYHCTGSQLPESAHDPSIVGT; encoded by the coding sequence ATGTACTGCCTTCAGTGGTTGCTACCTGTCCTGCTCATACCCAAGCCCCTCAACCCAGCGTTGTGGTTCAGTCACTCAATGTTCATGGGCTTCTACCTGCTCAGTTTCCTCCTGGAACGGAAACCTTGCACGATTTGTGCCTTGGTCTTCCTGGCAGCTCTGTTCCTCATCTGCTACAGCTGCTGGGGGAACTGCTTCTTGTATCACTGCACAGGATCCCAGTTGCCGGAATCGGCTCACGATCCCAGCATAGTGGGCacctag